A genomic segment from Curtobacterium sp. MCSS17_007 encodes:
- a CDS encoding ATP-binding cassette domain-containing protein codes for MIAVNGPAVVADDVSIEYRGVRGAAPIRAVDGVSLTVRQGEILALLGESGSGKSTFAAAVAGQLGATGEGEGAHRRHIAGGELTVLGQKVRGLRPSSRRAQRLTGRIGYLPQDAADRLSPDLTVGEAIAEPIYVRDRRFDRKEAGLIVARLVDAVHLPLGVMRLNTWELSSGQRQRVALARALVLEPQLLVADEPARGVDVLVRQSVLEALATLQVGRRFSAVVVSSDLREARALADRVAVMAEGRLVGLGTFDEVLDNPVDPYVRTLAATAARPVKRRPAAPAAPRRSAAPRRPVAAGTGPRADRQENA; via the coding sequence ATGATCGCGGTGAACGGACCGGCGGTCGTCGCAGACGACGTGTCCATCGAGTACCGGGGCGTGCGCGGCGCGGCCCCGATCCGGGCGGTGGACGGCGTCAGTCTGACCGTCCGACAGGGCGAGATCCTCGCGCTGCTCGGTGAGTCCGGGTCCGGCAAGTCCACCTTCGCGGCCGCGGTCGCCGGGCAGCTCGGTGCCACGGGCGAGGGCGAGGGGGCACACCGGCGGCACATCGCCGGAGGTGAGCTCACCGTGCTCGGGCAGAAGGTCCGTGGGCTCCGTCCCAGCTCGCGCAGGGCGCAGCGGCTCACCGGACGCATCGGCTACCTGCCGCAGGACGCCGCGGACCGGCTCAGCCCCGACCTCACCGTGGGCGAGGCGATCGCCGAGCCGATCTACGTGCGCGACCGCCGGTTCGACCGCAAGGAGGCCGGGCTCATCGTCGCCCGCCTGGTCGACGCCGTGCACCTGCCGCTCGGCGTGATGCGCCTCAACACGTGGGAGCTGTCGAGCGGGCAGCGGCAGCGCGTCGCCCTGGCGCGGGCACTCGTCCTCGAACCGCAGCTGCTCGTCGCGGACGAGCCGGCACGCGGCGTCGACGTCCTCGTCCGCCAGTCCGTCCTCGAGGCGCTCGCGACCCTGCAGGTCGGGCGTCGGTTCTCCGCCGTCGTCGTGTCGAGCGACCTGCGCGAGGCCCGGGCACTCGCGGACCGCGTCGCCGTCATGGCCGAGGGGCGCCTGGTCGGCCTCGGCACGTTCGACGAGGTCCTCGACAACCCGGTCGACCCGTACGTGCGGACGCTCGCCGCGACCGCCGCGCGACCGGTGAAGCGACGCCCCGCAGCTCCGGCCGCGCCCCGTCGGTCCGCGGCACCCCGCCGTCCCGTGGCCGCCGGGACCGGACCGCGCGCCGACCGTCAGGAGAACGCATGA
- a CDS encoding DMT family transporter, with protein sequence MTTDLPIPEAVNLTPFQALMIPVALVGAVFLSLGAQYQSRGVQRVEARLGRQSKGLSVRHVVGLLTSGWWVLGTLMLGLAVVLQLISITNAPLIVVQPLGAVALVITTWFSSRSSGVPLGQQARRAVWTCIIGVGIFVAIAAFVGRESAITHEQLVTILVILAVVLVVVLVSFRFAAKRASALYYIVGAGVLYGFVATLAKVVLNRFLHGTFDWLTAIAIAGVVVAAVLGGYFVQNAYSSGSADLVIAGLTVIDPIVAVGIGVIVLGEAAGAPWIAVVGFVVAAVVAITGVFLLAKHHPETRR encoded by the coding sequence GTGACGACCGACCTCCCGATCCCGGAAGCGGTCAACCTGACCCCGTTCCAAGCCCTGATGATCCCCGTCGCGCTGGTCGGTGCGGTCTTCCTGTCGCTCGGCGCCCAGTACCAGAGCCGCGGCGTGCAGCGGGTGGAGGCACGACTCGGTCGGCAGTCGAAGGGGTTGTCGGTCCGGCACGTCGTCGGGCTCCTGACGAGCGGGTGGTGGGTGCTCGGCACCCTCATGCTCGGGCTCGCCGTCGTGCTGCAGCTCATCAGCATCACGAACGCCCCGCTCATCGTCGTCCAGCCGCTCGGTGCGGTCGCCCTCGTCATCACCACGTGGTTCTCGTCGCGCTCCAGCGGCGTGCCGCTCGGGCAGCAGGCCCGACGGGCGGTGTGGACGTGCATCATCGGCGTCGGCATCTTCGTCGCCATCGCGGCGTTCGTCGGTCGCGAGAGCGCGATCACCCACGAGCAGCTCGTCACCATCCTGGTGATCCTGGCCGTGGTGCTCGTGGTCGTCCTCGTCTCGTTCCGCTTCGCGGCGAAGCGCGCGAGCGCGCTGTACTACATCGTCGGCGCGGGGGTCCTCTACGGCTTCGTCGCGACGCTGGCCAAGGTGGTGCTCAACCGCTTCCTGCACGGCACGTTCGACTGGCTGACCGCGATCGCGATCGCAGGCGTCGTCGTGGCGGCGGTGCTCGGCGGGTACTTCGTGCAGAACGCCTACTCGAGCGGGTCCGCCGACCTGGTGATCGCGGGACTCACCGTGATCGACCCGATCGTGGCGGTCGGCATCGGCGTCATCGTGCTCGGCGAGGCCGCCGGGGCGCCGTGGATCGCCGTGGTCGGGTTCGTCGTCGCGGCGGTGGTGGCGATCACCGGGGTGTTCCTGCTCGCGAAGCACCACCCCGAGACACGGCGCTAG
- a CDS encoding ABC transporter ATP-binding protein — MTDATTDQQHRPVAVVDDLTVTFATDNGAVDAVKGVSLDVRPGEVLALVGESGSGKSVTARSMLRLMPETATLGGAVYLDGTDVVSVGAAKLRELRGTAGAMVFQEPSTALNPVFTVGWQIAEGLRAHGGVSKKEARAKAVDYLRRVGIPDPETRVDHYPHQFSGGQKQRVVIASALALEPSVIIADEPTTALDVTVQAEILDLLRRCRDEFGAAIVIITHNMGVVADLADRVAVMYQGEVVEEAPVAQLFAAPQAEYTKRLLAAVPRLEASTGAARRAAITTDVEPLVSAKGLEIEYPGRLGAHAFKAVKGVDLDIRPGEVLGLVGESGSGKTTIGRAIAGLTRITGGSLDVLGTEMLGYKERDFKRHRKDIGFVFQDPATSFNPLLTIAECVAEPLVVHGEVANPRAARKRVGELLEMVQLPASYGDRYPHELSGGQRQRASLARSIALRPKLLIADEPTSALDVSVQARVLELFLELQQDLGFASLFISHDLAVVGALSDRIAVLYRGDLVETGTTAEVLGAPQHPYTQRLLASLPVPDPAEQAERRRTLVGLENAGS; from the coding sequence ATGACCGACGCAACCACCGACCAGCAGCACCGGCCGGTCGCCGTCGTCGACGACCTGACCGTCACCTTCGCCACCGACAACGGCGCGGTCGACGCCGTCAAGGGCGTCAGTCTCGACGTCCGCCCCGGCGAGGTCCTCGCCCTCGTCGGCGAGTCCGGCTCGGGCAAGTCGGTGACAGCGCGCAGCATGCTCCGGCTCATGCCCGAGACGGCGACCCTCGGCGGCGCGGTGTACCTCGACGGCACCGACGTCGTCAGCGTCGGTGCGGCGAAGCTCCGCGAGCTCCGGGGCACGGCTGGCGCGATGGTCTTCCAGGAGCCGTCGACCGCGCTCAACCCGGTCTTCACCGTCGGGTGGCAGATCGCCGAGGGCCTCCGAGCCCACGGCGGGGTCTCGAAGAAGGAGGCCCGCGCGAAGGCCGTCGACTACCTGCGCCGCGTCGGCATCCCCGACCCCGAGACGCGCGTCGACCACTACCCGCACCAGTTCTCCGGTGGGCAGAAGCAGCGCGTCGTCATCGCGAGCGCACTCGCCCTCGAGCCGAGCGTGATCATCGCCGACGAGCCGACGACCGCCCTCGACGTGACGGTGCAGGCCGAGATCCTCGACCTGCTCCGACGCTGCCGCGACGAGTTCGGCGCGGCGATCGTCATCATCACGCACAACATGGGCGTCGTCGCCGACCTGGCCGACCGGGTCGCCGTGATGTACCAGGGCGAGGTCGTCGAGGAAGCCCCGGTCGCGCAGCTCTTCGCCGCCCCGCAGGCCGAGTACACGAAGCGCCTGCTCGCCGCGGTGCCCCGCCTCGAGGCCTCGACCGGCGCCGCCCGCCGTGCCGCGATCACGACCGACGTCGAACCGCTCGTCAGCGCGAAGGGGCTCGAGATCGAGTACCCGGGCCGCCTCGGCGCGCACGCGTTCAAGGCCGTCAAGGGCGTCGACCTCGACATCCGCCCGGGCGAGGTCCTCGGCCTGGTGGGGGAGTCGGGCTCCGGCAAGACCACCATCGGCCGCGCGATCGCCGGCCTCACGCGGATCACCGGTGGCTCGCTGGACGTGCTCGGCACGGAGATGCTCGGCTACAAGGAGCGGGACTTCAAGCGGCACCGCAAGGACATCGGGTTCGTGTTCCAGGACCCGGCGACCTCGTTCAACCCGCTGCTCACGATCGCCGAGTGCGTCGCCGAACCGCTCGTCGTGCACGGCGAGGTCGCGAACCCGCGGGCCGCACGGAAGCGCGTCGGTGAACTGCTCGAGATGGTGCAGCTGCCGGCGTCCTACGGCGACCGGTACCCGCACGAGCTCTCCGGCGGCCAGCGACAGCGTGCGTCGCTCGCGCGGTCGATCGCGCTCCGCCCGAAGCTGCTCATCGCGGACGAGCCGACCAGCGCGCTCGACGTGTCGGTGCAGGCGCGCGTGCTGGAGCTCTTCCTAGAGCTGCAGCAGGACCTCGGCTTCGCGTCGCTGTTCATCAGCCACGACCTCGCCGTGGTCGGTGCGCTGTCCGACCGGATCGCCGTGCTCTACCGCGGTGACCTGGTCGAGACGGGCACCACTGCCGAGGTGCTCGGCGCGCCGCAGCACCCCTACACGCAGCGCCTGCTCGCGTCGCTGCCCGTGCCGGACCCGGCGGAACAGGCGGAGCGACGGCGTACGCTGGTGGGACTGGAGAACGCCGGGTCCTGA
- a CDS encoding D-isomer specific 2-hydroxyacid dehydrogenase family protein: MSTTVAAGTRGHRAVVTDAGAPLPVDPPEAGPIAILPSAAELHADAVREAGGTVGDLGDDTRGIVWLDARDPDGLETALGRAPAVGWVQLPFAGVDAFAHLIEQHGDRVLFTSAKGAYAEPVAEHALALTLATLRVLQKRARATSWATEPEGVSLYGRNVLVVGAGGIALEYIRLVAPFEVAVTVVRRSSEAVPGADRTVTTDELDDVLPDADVVVVAAAMTTGTAKLFDARRLSLMKPSARLVNIARGGLVDTDALVTALRDGTIAAAALDVTDPEPLPDGHPLWDEPGAIITPHQADTPDMVAPLLAERVRANTAAFLTGSGSGFVGVVDPVAGY, from the coding sequence ATGAGCACCACCGTCGCAGCCGGTACCCGCGGCCACCGCGCCGTCGTCACGGACGCGGGAGCGCCGCTGCCCGTCGACCCGCCGGAGGCCGGTCCGATCGCGATCCTGCCGTCCGCGGCGGAGCTGCACGCAGACGCCGTGCGCGAGGCCGGGGGTACGGTCGGCGACCTCGGCGACGACACGCGGGGCATCGTGTGGCTCGACGCCCGGGACCCGGACGGGCTCGAGACCGCGCTCGGGCGGGCGCCGGCCGTCGGCTGGGTGCAGCTGCCCTTCGCCGGGGTCGACGCCTTCGCGCACCTCATCGAGCAGCACGGCGACCGGGTGCTCTTCACGTCGGCCAAGGGCGCGTACGCGGAGCCGGTCGCCGAGCACGCGCTCGCCCTGACGCTCGCCACGCTCCGGGTGCTGCAGAAGCGCGCCCGCGCCACGTCCTGGGCCACCGAGCCCGAGGGTGTGTCGCTGTACGGACGGAACGTGCTGGTCGTCGGTGCCGGCGGCATCGCCCTCGAGTACATCCGGCTGGTCGCGCCGTTCGAGGTCGCGGTCACGGTGGTGCGGCGTTCGTCCGAGGCGGTGCCGGGGGCGGACCGGACCGTGACGACCGACGAGCTCGACGACGTGCTGCCCGACGCGGACGTCGTCGTGGTCGCCGCGGCGATGACCACGGGCACCGCGAAGCTGTTCGACGCCCGACGACTCAGCCTCATGAAGCCGTCGGCGCGCCTGGTGAACATCGCCCGCGGGGGACTGGTGGACACCGACGCGCTCGTCACCGCCCTCCGCGACGGCACCATCGCGGCCGCCGCACTCGACGTCACCGACCCGGAGCCGCTGCCGGACGGCCACCCCCTGTGGGACGAGCCCGGTGCGATCATCACGCCGCACCAGGCGGACACGCCGGACATGGTGGCGCCGCTGCTCGCCGAGCGGGTGCGGGCGAACACCGCGGCGTTCCTGACCGGCTCGGGTTCGGGTTTCGTCGGCGTCGTCGACCCCGTCGCCGGCTACTGA
- a CDS encoding DUF3145 domain-containing protein, producing MLYVHSSPRALCPHVEWAAGRAMSRAVNFSWLDQPALDGSRRTEFTWTGQVGTGAAIASALRGWEHLRYEVTEEPTAVSDGGRWMHTPDLGVFFAQTDVSGNMVVPEDRVRYAMEVAGSNALELHRELRLALGQAWDDELEPFRHAAEGNPVVWLHRVG from the coding sequence GTGCTCTACGTGCACTCCTCACCACGCGCGCTCTGCCCGCACGTCGAATGGGCGGCCGGACGCGCCATGAGCCGCGCCGTGAACTTCTCGTGGCTCGACCAGCCCGCGCTGGACGGATCCCGTCGCACGGAGTTCACCTGGACGGGGCAGGTCGGCACCGGCGCGGCCATCGCCTCTGCCCTGCGCGGGTGGGAGCACCTGCGGTACGAGGTCACCGAGGAGCCGACGGCGGTGTCGGACGGCGGCCGGTGGATGCACACGCCCGACCTCGGCGTCTTCTTCGCGCAGACGGACGTGTCGGGGAACATGGTCGTGCCCGAGGACCGGGTGCGCTACGCGATGGAGGTCGCCGGCAGCAACGCCCTCGAACTGCACCGCGAACTGCGACTCGCACTCGGACAGGCCTGGGACGACGAGCTCGAGCCCTTCCGGCACGCGGCCGAGGGCAACCCGGTTGTCTGGCTCCACCGCGTCGGCTGA
- a CDS encoding AI-2E family transporter, with the protein MFETTRAGTGVRVNAFRIGFMGALGVLIALLAGSIVHQLSTVLVYIGVALFLALGIDPLVSFLERFIPRWAAITIVVVGVLSAFAGVVFAVVPILIQQATNLIQNFPEIVQDISQQQWVQDLSRQFAGSFDINHSLESLQSFVEDPGNLLSLGGGILAVGSGILSGLTGAVIVIILMLYFLASMRGLKSMAYRFVPASRRENFIDVSEQITQAVGRYVVGQISQALINGILSLVFLLIIGAPLPVLLATFAFLGSLIPLVGTLAAAVVISLLCLFASPATALAAAIYYLVYMQVEAYIISPRIMSRAVQVPGALVVIAAVAGGTIGGVLGALVAVPAAASVIIIVQKVIYPRQEQA; encoded by the coding sequence ATGTTCGAGACGACGCGGGCCGGTACCGGCGTGCGTGTCAACGCCTTCCGGATCGGGTTCATGGGCGCGCTCGGCGTGCTCATCGCGCTGCTCGCCGGGTCGATCGTCCACCAGCTCAGCACCGTCCTGGTCTACATCGGCGTCGCCCTGTTCCTCGCGCTCGGCATCGACCCGCTCGTGTCCTTCCTCGAGCGGTTCATCCCGCGGTGGGCCGCCATCACCATCGTCGTCGTCGGCGTCCTGTCGGCCTTCGCGGGCGTGGTCTTCGCGGTCGTCCCGATCCTCATCCAGCAGGCGACGAACCTCATCCAGAACTTCCCCGAGATCGTCCAGGACATCTCGCAGCAGCAGTGGGTGCAGGACCTGTCGCGTCAGTTCGCCGGCTCGTTCGACATCAACCACTCGCTCGAGTCCCTGCAGTCCTTCGTGGAGGACCCGGGCAACCTGCTCAGCCTCGGCGGTGGGATCCTGGCGGTCGGCAGCGGCATCCTGTCCGGGCTCACCGGCGCCGTCATCGTCATCATCCTGATGCTGTACTTCCTGGCGTCGATGCGGGGCCTGAAGTCGATGGCGTACCGGTTCGTGCCGGCATCGCGACGTGAGAACTTCATCGACGTCAGCGAGCAGATCACGCAGGCGGTCGGCCGGTACGTGGTCGGGCAGATCAGCCAGGCGCTCATCAACGGCATCCTCAGCCTGGTGTTCCTGCTCATCATCGGCGCACCGCTGCCGGTGCTCCTGGCGACGTTCGCGTTCCTCGGCTCGCTCATCCCGCTCGTCGGCACCCTCGCAGCGGCCGTGGTCATCTCGCTGCTGTGCCTGTTCGCCTCGCCCGCGACCGCACTGGCGGCGGCGATCTACTACCTCGTCTACATGCAGGTCGAGGCGTACATCATCTCCCCGCGCATCATGTCGCGGGCCGTCCAGGTGCCGGGCGCGCTGGTGGTCATCGCCGCCGTCGCCGGCGGCACCATCGGCGGCGTGCTCGGTGCGCTCGTCGCCGTGCCCGCGGCAGCGTCAGTGATCATCATCGTGCAGAAGGTCATCTACCCCCGTCAGGAGCAGGCATGA
- a CDS encoding beta-ketoacyl-[acyl-carrier-protein] synthase family protein — protein sequence MTKKTVVVTGIGAITPLAATAPETWEALLAGKSGITRIEDERYSSLEIPVEFAGQARRFLTDQLTRPETKRLDPSSQLSLVAAREAWADAGIDPETVVPERLIVDWATGIGGVNTLLDAWDTLREKGPRRVMPMTVPMLMANGPAAAIEMEFGARGGARTYLSACASSTESLAEAYRHVADGDADIVITGGAEAALHPLPLAAFAAMQALSRRNDSPETASRPYDVTRDGFVLGDGAAALILESKEHAEARGATIYAEVAGAGITSDAFHITAPDPEGSAAARAVITALEHADAAREDVVHVNAHATSTPVGDVAEYHAMRRVFGDHLDDVVVSATKASTGHLLGGAGAIEAAFTVMALHQRVAPPTINLTEQDPEIVMDVATAPRELPAGDLLAVSNSFGFGGHNAVVAFRTA from the coding sequence ATGACCAAGAAGACCGTCGTCGTCACCGGGATCGGTGCGATCACACCCCTCGCCGCGACCGCCCCGGAGACGTGGGAAGCACTGCTCGCCGGCAAGTCGGGCATCACCCGGATCGAGGACGAGCGCTACTCGTCGCTCGAGATCCCCGTCGAGTTCGCCGGCCAGGCACGCCGCTTCCTCACCGACCAGCTCACCCGCCCGGAGACCAAGCGCCTCGACCCGTCGTCGCAGCTGTCGCTCGTCGCCGCGCGTGAGGCCTGGGCCGACGCCGGCATCGACCCCGAGACCGTCGTCCCCGAGCGACTCATCGTCGACTGGGCGACCGGCATCGGCGGCGTGAACACGCTCCTCGACGCCTGGGACACCCTGCGCGAGAAGGGCCCGCGTCGAGTCATGCCGATGACGGTGCCGATGCTCATGGCCAACGGCCCCGCCGCCGCGATCGAGATGGAGTTCGGCGCCCGCGGTGGCGCCCGCACCTACCTCTCCGCCTGCGCATCGTCCACCGAATCGCTGGCCGAGGCCTACCGTCACGTGGCCGACGGCGACGCCGACATCGTCATCACCGGTGGCGCCGAGGCCGCGCTGCACCCGCTGCCCCTCGCCGCGTTCGCCGCGATGCAGGCGCTCTCGCGACGCAACGACTCCCCCGAGACGGCGTCCCGTCCGTACGACGTCACCCGTGACGGCTTCGTGCTCGGTGACGGCGCCGCGGCGCTCATCCTCGAGTCCAAGGAGCACGCCGAGGCCCGCGGCGCGACGATCTACGCCGAGGTCGCCGGTGCCGGCATCACCTCGGACGCGTTCCACATCACCGCACCGGACCCCGAGGGCAGCGCCGCAGCCCGCGCGGTCATCACGGCGCTCGAGCACGCCGACGCCGCCCGCGAGGACGTCGTCCACGTCAACGCCCACGCGACCTCCACCCCGGTCGGCGACGTCGCCGAGTACCACGCCATGCGTCGCGTCTTCGGCGACCACCTCGACGACGTCGTCGTCTCGGCGACCAAGGCGTCGACCGGTCACCTGCTCGGTGGAGCCGGTGCGATCGAGGCCGCCTTCACGGTCATGGCGCTGCACCAGCGGGTCGCCCCGCCGACGATCAACCTGACCGAGCAGGACCCGGAGATCGTGATGGACGTCGCGACCGCGCCGCGCGAGCTGCCCGCGGGCGACCTGCTCGCGGTCAGCAATTCGTTCGGGTTCGGCGGGCACAACGCCGTGGTGGCGTTCCGTACGGCCTGA
- a CDS encoding DUF1684 domain-containing protein — translation MTTAEPDLAEHVAARDAWARSARGPLALVTAQVVDRPQPVWPVPGRWAPATGGLSVTAAAAEGVVVDGVPVDGTVLVAGDTAVVPSVAGFPDGRAGTVQGTTLRVWDPASDAIARFARIDRFAPRQEGWVTAGRYEPWAGPEAPGHLTDAAGDPLPVAGTIETTVDGTTVRMTAVRSAPFHGRSRLQLIVQDATSALAEDAPGSSYSMGRFLYLDEPDGPADVVLDWERLVLPPCAFSYQFACPVPPEENRLPVAITAGERHPVDADGAVLH, via the coding sequence ATGACCACCGCCGAGCCGGACCTCGCGGAGCACGTCGCCGCCCGGGACGCCTGGGCCCGCAGCGCTCGCGGGCCGCTCGCACTGGTCACCGCGCAGGTCGTCGACCGTCCGCAGCCGGTCTGGCCGGTGCCCGGACGGTGGGCACCCGCGACGGGCGGTCTCTCGGTCACGGCCGCCGCCGCCGAGGGGGTCGTGGTGGACGGCGTCCCGGTGGACGGAACGGTCCTGGTCGCCGGGGACACCGCCGTCGTCCCGTCGGTCGCCGGCTTCCCGGACGGGCGAGCGGGCACCGTCCAGGGCACCACGCTGCGGGTGTGGGACCCCGCCTCGGACGCGATCGCCCGGTTCGCTCGCATCGACCGCTTCGCGCCGCGGCAGGAGGGGTGGGTCACCGCCGGCCGGTACGAACCGTGGGCCGGTCCGGAGGCCCCGGGTCACCTCACCGACGCCGCCGGCGATCCGCTGCCGGTCGCGGGCACGATCGAGACGACCGTCGACGGGACGACCGTGCGGATGACCGCGGTCCGGTCCGCGCCGTTCCACGGCAGATCCCGCCTGCAGCTCATCGTCCAGGACGCCACGAGTGCCCTCGCCGAGGACGCTCCTGGCAGCTCGTACTCGATGGGGCGCTTCCTGTACCTCGACGAGCCGGACGGGCCAGCGGACGTCGTCCTCGACTGGGAGCGGCTCGTGCTGCCGCCGTGCGCGTTCTCCTACCAGTTCGCCTGCCCCGTACCGCCGGAGGAGAACCGACTCCCGGTCGCGATCACCGCGGGTGAGCGGCACCCGGTCGACGCGGACGGCGCCGTCCTCCACTGA
- a CDS encoding glycosyltransferase, which yields MSEDATTATAGPTGATGGSRPLRVMIAADTFPPDVNGAATFAEQLAVGLAERGHEVHVVAPASSSHHGTFDEEHRGVVLTVHRLKSYKWPWHAWLRFVWPWSVRKWTGPILDAVQPDVVHIQSHIVIGRGIVQEAHERGIRIVGTNHFMPENLLEYVPFGRRTLPIALKVAWNDAAKTYRLADAITTPTVLAADYLREAIAGQQVLAISCGLDASRYTARSGRPAGNDIVFVGRVAPEKNLDVLVRALPLLPAELHATLTVIGGGEMIPKLQTLVQELGLTDRVRFAGFVSDEAKRTALTNGTVFAMPSTAELQSISSLEAMASGLPVVAADSMALPHLIDGNGYLFTPGDVHDLAAKLTQVLQASDQDYQAMRERSLAMIEAHDINRTLATFESLYRGEPVA from the coding sequence GTGTCAGAGGACGCCACCACCGCCACCGCCGGACCGACGGGCGCGACGGGCGGCTCCCGGCCCTTGCGGGTGATGATCGCTGCCGACACCTTCCCGCCGGACGTCAACGGCGCGGCGACCTTCGCCGAGCAACTGGCCGTCGGGCTGGCCGAGCGCGGGCACGAGGTCCACGTCGTCGCTCCGGCGTCGAGCTCCCACCACGGCACGTTCGACGAGGAGCACCGCGGCGTCGTCCTCACCGTGCACCGGCTCAAGTCGTACAAGTGGCCGTGGCACGCCTGGCTCCGCTTCGTGTGGCCGTGGAGCGTCCGCAAGTGGACGGGTCCGATCCTGGACGCCGTCCAGCCGGACGTGGTCCACATCCAGTCGCACATCGTGATCGGGCGGGGCATCGTCCAGGAGGCCCACGAGCGCGGCATCCGCATCGTCGGTACCAACCACTTCATGCCCGAGAACCTGCTCGAGTACGTGCCGTTCGGGCGCCGGACCCTGCCGATCGCGCTGAAGGTCGCCTGGAACGACGCCGCGAAGACCTACCGGCTGGCCGATGCCATCACGACGCCGACCGTGCTGGCCGCCGACTACCTCCGCGAGGCCATCGCCGGGCAACAGGTCCTCGCGATCTCGTGCGGTCTCGATGCGTCGCGGTACACGGCCCGGAGCGGGCGCCCCGCCGGCAACGACATCGTCTTCGTCGGTCGTGTCGCCCCCGAGAAGAACCTCGACGTGCTCGTGCGTGCCCTGCCGCTGCTGCCGGCGGAGCTCCACGCGACGCTCACCGTCATCGGCGGCGGCGAGATGATCCCGAAGCTGCAGACGCTCGTGCAGGAGCTCGGACTCACCGACCGCGTGCGCTTCGCCGGGTTCGTCTCGGACGAGGCCAAGCGCACGGCGCTCACGAACGGCACCGTGTTCGCGATGCCGTCCACCGCTGAGCTGCAGAGCATCTCGTCGCTCGAGGCGATGGCGTCCGGACTGCCGGTGGTCGCCGCGGACTCGATGGCGCTGCCGCACCTCATCGACGGCAACGGGTACCTGTTCACCCCGGGCGACGTCCACGACCTCGCCGCCAAGCTGACGCAGGTCCTGCAGGCGTCCGACCAGGACTACCAGGCGATGCGGGAGCGCAGCCTGGCCATGATCGAGGCACACGACATCAACCGCACGCTCGCCACCTTCGAGTCGCTGTATCGTGGGGAGCCGGTGGCCTGA
- the def gene encoding peptide deformylase: protein MAVLPIRITGEPVLHERAAAVTAFDDDLRTLVQDMYETMDLAPGVGLAGPQVGVGKRLFVYSWTDDDEVLHRGVAVNPVLWTTPPVPESVEDLDEDEESEGCLSIPGERFPLRRAEGVLLRAVDEHGEPFEVEAHGWLARIFQHEYDHLDGYLYADRLGHPYGKQVAKAIRKSSWGGPGRSWLPGRDHPEG from the coding sequence ATGGCCGTGCTCCCGATCCGCATCACCGGCGAACCCGTCCTGCACGAGCGTGCAGCAGCGGTCACCGCGTTCGACGACGACCTCCGCACCCTGGTGCAGGACATGTACGAGACGATGGACCTCGCTCCGGGCGTCGGTCTCGCCGGCCCGCAGGTCGGGGTCGGCAAGCGGCTCTTCGTGTACTCGTGGACCGATGACGACGAGGTCCTGCACCGCGGCGTCGCCGTGAACCCCGTGCTGTGGACCACCCCGCCCGTCCCGGAGTCCGTCGAGGACCTCGACGAGGACGAGGAGTCCGAGGGGTGCCTGTCGATCCCGGGCGAGCGCTTCCCGCTCCGCCGTGCCGAGGGCGTCCTGCTCCGGGCGGTCGACGAGCACGGCGAACCCTTCGAGGTCGAGGCCCACGGCTGGCTCGCCCGCATCTTCCAGCACGAGTACGACCACCTGGACGGCTACCTCTACGCCGACCGGCTCGGACACCCGTACGGCAAGCAGGTCGCCAAGGCGATCCGGAAGAGCAGCTGGGGCGGCCCGGGCAGGTCGTGGCTCCCCGGGCGCGACCACCCCGAGGGCTGA
- a CDS encoding acyl carrier protein, protein MALSNEEVLAGLAELINDETGIATDTVAADKSFTDDLDIDSISMMTIVVNAEEKFDVKIPDEEVKNLKTVGDAVDYIVKAQA, encoded by the coding sequence ATGGCCCTGTCCAACGAAGAAGTCCTCGCCGGCCTGGCCGAGCTGATCAACGACGAGACCGGCATCGCGACCGACACCGTCGCCGCCGACAAGTCGTTCACCGACGACCTCGACATCGACTCGATCTCGATGATGACCATCGTCGTGAACGCCGAGGAGAAGTTCGACGTGAAGATCCCGGACGAAGAGGTCAAGAACCTCAAGACCGTGGGCGACGCCGTCGACTACATCGTCAAGGCCCAGGCCTGA